In one Kitasatospora cineracea genomic region, the following are encoded:
- the pyk gene encoding pyruvate kinase yields the protein MRRAKIVCTLGPATDSYEQLKAIVEAGMNVARLNMSHGSHAEHEDRYRRVRQVSEDTGRTIGVLADLQGPKIRLATFANGPVTVDNGDTFTITTEDVPGDQHICGTTYKGLPGDVKPGDPILINDGVIALEVVSVDGPRVKTVVVEGGVLSNNKGINLPGAAVNVPALSEKDKDDLRFALQLGVDMVALSFVRNAADIDDVHKVMDEVGIRVPVIAKIEKPQAVEAMEEIVLAFDAIMVARGDLAVEYPLEKVPLVQKQLVTLARRNAKPVIVATQMMESMIHASRPTRAEVSDVANAILDGTDAVMLSAESSVGKYPVETVKTMSRIAEKAEEELLSQGLQPLNPGRKPRTQGGSVARAACELGDFLDGKALVAFTKSGDTARRLSRYRSPIPVIAFTPDVATRNQLSLSWGVEAYVSEQVATTDEMVEQVDRELLKMNRLAEGDTVIVTAGVPVGIPGTTNMVQVHHLGARSEG from the coding sequence ATGCGCCGAGCGAAAATTGTCTGCACCCTGGGTCCCGCGACGGACTCCTACGAACAGCTGAAGGCCATCGTCGAAGCGGGCATGAACGTCGCCCGCCTCAACATGAGCCACGGCTCCCACGCCGAGCACGAGGACCGGTACCGCCGCGTCCGCCAGGTCTCGGAGGACACCGGCCGCACCATCGGCGTGCTGGCCGACCTGCAGGGCCCCAAGATCCGTCTGGCGACCTTCGCCAACGGCCCGGTGACCGTTGACAACGGCGACACGTTCACCATCACCACCGAGGACGTCCCCGGTGACCAGCACATCTGCGGCACCACCTACAAGGGCCTGCCCGGCGACGTGAAGCCCGGCGACCCGATCCTGATCAACGACGGCGTCATCGCCCTGGAGGTCGTCAGCGTCGACGGCCCGCGGGTGAAGACCGTGGTGGTCGAGGGCGGTGTGCTCTCCAACAACAAGGGCATCAACCTGCCCGGCGCGGCGGTCAACGTCCCCGCGCTGTCCGAGAAGGACAAGGACGACCTGCGCTTCGCCCTGCAGCTGGGCGTCGACATGGTCGCGCTGTCCTTCGTCCGCAACGCCGCGGACATCGACGACGTGCACAAGGTCATGGACGAGGTCGGCATCCGGGTGCCGGTCATCGCCAAGATCGAGAAGCCGCAGGCCGTCGAGGCGATGGAGGAGATCGTCCTCGCCTTCGACGCGATCATGGTGGCCCGCGGCGACCTCGCGGTCGAGTACCCGCTGGAGAAGGTGCCGCTGGTCCAGAAGCAGCTGGTCACCCTGGCCCGCCGCAACGCCAAGCCGGTCATCGTCGCCACCCAGATGATGGAGTCGATGATCCACGCCTCGCGCCCGACCCGCGCCGAGGTCTCCGACGTCGCCAACGCCATCCTGGACGGCACGGACGCGGTCATGCTGTCCGCCGAGTCGAGCGTCGGCAAGTACCCGGTCGAGACCGTCAAGACCATGAGCCGGATCGCCGAGAAGGCCGAGGAGGAGCTGCTCTCGCAGGGCCTCCAGCCGCTCAACCCGGGCCGCAAGCCGCGCACCCAGGGCGGCTCGGTCGCCCGCGCCGCGTGCGAGCTGGGCGACTTCCTCGACGGCAAGGCGCTGGTCGCGTTCACCAAGTCCGGTGACACCGCGCGCCGCCTGTCCCGCTACCGCTCGCCGATCCCGGTGATCGCCTTCACCCCGGACGTCGCCACCCGCAACCAGCTCTCGCTGAGCTGGGGCGTCGAGGCGTACGTCTCGGAGCAGGTGGCCACCACCGACGAGATGGTCGAGCAGGTCGACCGCGAGCTGCTCAAGATGAACCGCCTCGCCGAGGGCGACACCGTGATCGTCACGGCCGGCGTGCCGGTCGGCATCCCCGGCACCACCAACATGGTGCAGGTGCACCACCTGGGCGCCCGCTCGGAGGGCTGA
- the trxA gene encoding thioredoxin, giving the protein MQSRNSRLNSSALRGAVDLAAVKAAGEAAQKAEQTRAERARQAATGDGPALADYPLVLDVTEETFESEVVQRSAEVPVVVDFWAEWCGPCKQLSPILERLAEEYAGRIVLAKIDVDANQLIAQQFGIQGIPAVMAVVAGQLVPLFQGAENEANVRKILDQLIAVAEQRFGIVGGRAGGGGEDAAAEPRVPADPALEAAHEALDRGDLAGAVRAYQNVLSERPGHVEAKLGLAQAQLLHRVEQLDPQQVRADAAGDPKDVPAQLRAADLDLVGGHVEDAFGRLVDTVARTFGDDRDAARVRLLELFEVIGPEDPRTVAARQALARVLF; this is encoded by the coding sequence GCCCAGAAGGCCGAGCAGACCCGGGCCGAGCGGGCCCGGCAGGCGGCGACGGGCGACGGCCCGGCGCTCGCGGACTACCCCCTGGTGCTGGACGTCACCGAGGAGACCTTCGAGTCCGAGGTGGTCCAGCGCTCGGCCGAGGTCCCGGTGGTGGTGGACTTCTGGGCCGAGTGGTGCGGCCCGTGCAAGCAGCTCAGCCCGATCCTCGAGCGCCTGGCCGAGGAGTACGCGGGCCGGATCGTGCTCGCCAAGATCGACGTGGACGCCAACCAGCTGATCGCCCAGCAGTTCGGCATCCAGGGCATCCCGGCCGTGATGGCCGTGGTGGCGGGCCAGCTGGTGCCGCTGTTCCAGGGCGCCGAGAACGAGGCCAACGTCCGCAAGATCCTGGACCAGCTGATCGCGGTGGCCGAGCAGCGCTTCGGCATCGTCGGCGGCCGGGCGGGCGGCGGCGGCGAGGACGCGGCGGCCGAGCCGCGGGTGCCGGCCGACCCGGCGCTGGAGGCGGCGCACGAGGCGCTGGACCGGGGCGACCTGGCCGGCGCGGTGCGGGCGTACCAGAACGTGCTGAGCGAGCGCCCCGGCCACGTCGAGGCCAAGCTGGGCCTGGCCCAGGCGCAGCTGCTGCACCGGGTGGAGCAGCTCGACCCGCAGCAGGTGCGGGCCGACGCGGCGGGCGACCCGAAGGACGTGCCGGCCCAGCTGCGGGCCGCCGACCTGGACCTGGTCGGCGGGCACGTGGAGGACGCCTTCGGACGCCTGGTCGACACCGTCGCCCGGACGTTCGGCGACGACCGGGACGCGGCCCGGGTGCGGCTGCTGGAGCTGTTCGAGGTGATCGGCCCGGAGGACCCGCGCACGGTGGCGGCCCGTCAGGCGCTGGCCCGGGTGCTGTTCTGA
- a CDS encoding DUF6230 family protein, protein MSQSYGKTRWKRFALVMVPSIAATAAIGVSLANSALAASFSVSGQQFKVTVDDLQGEGFSQFGSVDAEKNGTLHPVAVSAFDHATLKNLCQSVVTDLSGVGLGKWTLVLRAGQSDDKAKQVDAQQLLIDLDQLNADAEFKNINIGQDAGTLKGSAVDKLQHDGGKLPSGAQGFAQAAESAHLQHVQQTAWATSAGTFTLNGLKLNINKGSGDGVECY, encoded by the coding sequence ATGTCCCAGTCCTACGGCAAGACCCGCTGGAAGCGCTTCGCCCTGGTGATGGTGCCCAGCATCGCGGCCACCGCCGCGATCGGCGTCTCGCTGGCCAACTCCGCGCTGGCGGCCTCGTTCTCGGTCTCCGGCCAGCAGTTCAAGGTCACCGTCGACGACCTGCAGGGCGAGGGCTTCTCGCAGTTCGGCAGTGTGGACGCCGAGAAGAACGGCACCCTGCACCCGGTGGCGGTCTCGGCCTTCGACCACGCGACGCTGAAGAACCTGTGCCAGTCGGTCGTCACCGACCTCTCCGGCGTCGGGCTCGGCAAGTGGACCCTGGTCCTGCGGGCCGGCCAGAGCGACGACAAGGCGAAGCAGGTCGACGCCCAGCAGCTGCTGATCGACCTCGACCAGCTGAACGCGGACGCCGAGTTCAAGAACATCAACATCGGCCAGGACGCGGGCACCCTCAAGGGCTCCGCGGTCGACAAGCTCCAGCACGACGGCGGCAAGCTGCCGAGCGGCGCCCAGGGCTTCGCCCAGGCCGCCGAGTCCGCGCACCTGCAGCACGTCCAGCAGACCGCGTGGGCCACCTCGGCCGGCACCTTCACGCTCAACGGTCTGAAGCTCAACATCAACAAGGGCTCGGGCGACGGCGTCGAGTGCTACTAG
- a CDS encoding acetate/propionate family kinase yields MTAGTRVLVLNAGSSSVKYQLIDMLDGSRLASGLVERIGEEAGRLLHLPLTGEPRETLRRFDGHDVALRAVADELAKDLMGLDSPELAAIGHRVVHGGLRFTRPTLVTDAVLAEIRRLIPVAPLHNPANITGIEVARALRPDLPQVAVFDTAFHATLPEHAARYAIDRRTADEHRVRRYGFHGTSHQYVSRATARLLGRDPAELNVIVLHLGNGASASAVAGGVCVETSMGLTPLEGLVMGTRSGDVDPGLVFHLHRVGGMSIDQIDDLLNRRSGLLGLCGDNDMREVVRRAQEGEEDAKLAFDSYVHRIRRYLGGYYAVLGRVDAVAFTAGVGENSAEVRAAVCANLEELGISVDPELNAVRSRDARTVSPSYSRVTVAVVPTDEELEIAQQTFALVHEV; encoded by the coding sequence GTGACCGCCGGTACCCGTGTCCTGGTGCTGAACGCCGGGTCGTCCTCGGTGAAGTACCAGCTGATCGACATGCTGGACGGCTCCCGGCTGGCCTCCGGCCTGGTGGAGCGGATCGGCGAGGAGGCCGGCCGGCTGCTGCACCTGCCGCTGACCGGGGAGCCGCGCGAGACGCTGCGGCGCTTCGACGGGCACGACGTGGCGCTGCGGGCGGTGGCCGACGAGCTGGCGAAGGACCTGATGGGCCTGGACTCGCCGGAGCTGGCGGCGATCGGCCACCGGGTGGTGCACGGCGGGCTGCGCTTCACCCGGCCGACGCTGGTCACCGACGCGGTCCTGGCCGAGATCCGCCGGCTGATCCCGGTCGCGCCGCTGCACAACCCGGCGAACATCACCGGCATCGAGGTGGCCCGGGCGCTGCGCCCGGACCTGCCGCAGGTCGCGGTGTTCGACACCGCGTTCCACGCCACGCTGCCCGAGCACGCGGCCCGCTACGCGATCGACCGGAGGACCGCCGACGAGCACCGGGTGCGCCGCTACGGCTTCCACGGCACCTCGCACCAGTACGTCTCGCGGGCCACCGCCCGGCTGCTCGGCCGGGACCCGGCGGAGCTGAACGTGATCGTGCTGCACCTGGGCAACGGCGCCTCGGCCTCGGCGGTGGCGGGCGGGGTGTGCGTGGAGACCTCGATGGGGCTGACCCCGCTGGAGGGCCTGGTGATGGGCACCCGCTCCGGCGACGTGGACCCGGGCCTGGTGTTCCACCTGCACCGGGTCGGCGGGATGAGCATCGACCAGATCGACGACCTGCTGAACCGGCGCAGCGGCCTGCTGGGCCTGTGCGGGGACAACGACATGCGCGAGGTGGTCCGCCGGGCCCAGGAGGGGGAGGAGGACGCCAAGCTGGCGTTCGACTCGTACGTGCACCGGATCCGGCGCTACCTGGGCGGCTACTACGCGGTGCTGGGGCGGGTGGACGCGGTGGCGTTCACCGCGGGTGTCGGGGAGAACTCCGCCGAGGTGCGGGCCGCGGTCTGTGCCAATCTGGAGGAGCTGGGCATTTCGGTCGATCCGGAGCTGAACGCGGTGCGTTCCCGGGACGCCCGGACGGTCTCGCCGTCCTACTCGCGGGTCACCGTCGCGGTGGTGCCGACCGACGAGGAGCTGGAGATCGCCCAGCAGACGTTCGCGCTGGTCCACGAGGTGTAG
- the pta gene encoding phosphate acetyltransferase, with the protein MARSVYVTGIDRGDGRQAVELGVMELLTRQVDRVGVFRPLVHAADGGGAAGDHVVELLRGRYRLDLPVSELYGLTYDEAAALQAASGQDELVSALVERFHQLERRCQAVLVLGTDFSDTNIPDELAFNARLANEFGAGVLPVVGGRHEDPQAVVAEVRNAHRAYRDLGCSILAMVANRVRPGAKQQVQRALTEKLPVPVYVIPEEPALAAPTVAQLVEATGATVLLGDAAGLSRDVRNFVFGGAMLPTFLDALTEGALVVTPGDRADLVIGSLAAHAAGSPPIAGVLLTLGQHPGPNVMALASRLAPGTPVAEVTEGSWLTAAALTHLEGRIGPNSPRKAEIALGLFELHVDTVELTSRIELSRSERVTPMMFEHALLERARADRRHIVLPEGTEDRVLRAAEVLLRRNICDLTLLGAPDEVHRKLAALGIELPQAGDAGAQLRIVDPAASPLRQQFAELYAKARAHKGMTVERALDVVTDVSYFGTLMVQEGIADGMVSGAVHSTAATIRPAFEVIKTSPGAAIVSSVFFMCLADKVLVYGDCAVNPDPDARQLADIAVQSAETAAQFGVEPRVAMLSYSTGASGSGADVDKVRKATELVRELRPDLLVEGPIQYDAAVDARVAATKLPGSAVAGRATVLIFPDLNTGNNTYKAVQRSAGAIAVGPVLQGLNKPVNDLSRGALVEDIVSTVAITAIQSQPAAETPAAGGAQ; encoded by the coding sequence GTGGCGCGCAGCGTGTACGTGACCGGGATCGACCGGGGGGACGGCCGGCAGGCCGTGGAGCTCGGGGTCATGGAACTGCTCACCCGCCAGGTGGACCGGGTGGGCGTGTTCCGTCCGCTGGTGCACGCCGCGGACGGCGGTGGGGCGGCCGGCGACCACGTGGTGGAACTGCTGCGCGGCCGGTACCGGCTGGACCTGCCGGTCTCCGAGCTGTACGGGCTGACGTACGACGAGGCGGCGGCGCTGCAGGCGGCCAGCGGGCAGGACGAGCTGGTCTCGGCGCTGGTGGAGCGCTTCCACCAGCTGGAGCGGCGCTGCCAGGCGGTGCTGGTGCTGGGCACCGACTTCTCGGACACCAACATCCCGGACGAGCTGGCCTTCAACGCCCGGCTGGCGAACGAGTTCGGGGCGGGCGTGCTGCCGGTGGTCGGCGGCCGGCACGAGGACCCGCAGGCGGTGGTCGCGGAGGTGCGCAACGCGCACCGGGCGTACCGGGACCTGGGGTGCTCGATCCTGGCGATGGTGGCCAACCGGGTCCGGCCGGGGGCCAAGCAGCAGGTGCAGCGGGCGCTGACCGAGAAGCTGCCGGTACCGGTGTACGTGATCCCGGAGGAGCCCGCGCTGGCCGCGCCGACGGTGGCGCAGCTGGTGGAGGCGACCGGCGCGACGGTGCTGCTGGGCGACGCGGCGGGGCTCTCCCGGGACGTGCGGAACTTCGTGTTCGGCGGGGCGATGCTGCCGACCTTCCTGGACGCGCTGACCGAGGGCGCGCTGGTGGTGACCCCGGGCGACCGGGCGGACCTGGTGATCGGGTCGCTGGCGGCGCACGCGGCGGGCTCCCCGCCGATCGCCGGCGTGCTGCTGACGCTCGGCCAGCACCCGGGCCCGAACGTGATGGCGCTGGCCTCCCGGCTGGCCCCGGGCACCCCGGTGGCCGAGGTGACCGAGGGCTCCTGGCTGACCGCGGCGGCCCTCACCCACCTGGAGGGCCGGATCGGCCCGAACAGCCCGCGGAAGGCCGAGATCGCCCTCGGCCTGTTCGAACTGCACGTGGACACCGTCGAGTTGACCAGCCGGATCGAGCTGAGCCGGTCCGAGCGGGTCACCCCGATGATGTTCGAGCACGCCCTGCTGGAGCGGGCCCGCGCGGACCGCCGGCACATCGTCCTGCCGGAGGGCACCGAGGACCGGGTGCTGCGCGCCGCCGAGGTGCTGCTGCGCCGCAACATCTGCGACCTGACCCTGCTCGGCGCCCCGGACGAGGTGCACCGCAAGCTGGCCGCGCTCGGCATCGAGCTCCCGCAGGCCGGCGACGCGGGCGCGCAGCTGCGGATCGTCGACCCGGCGGCCAGCCCGCTGCGCCAGCAGTTCGCCGAGCTGTACGCGAAGGCCCGGGCGCACAAGGGCATGACGGTGGAGCGGGCGCTGGACGTGGTCACCGACGTCTCGTACTTCGGCACCCTGATGGTGCAGGAGGGCATCGCGGACGGCATGGTCTCGGGCGCGGTGCACTCGACGGCGGCGACCATCCGCCCGGCCTTCGAGGTGATCAAGACCTCGCCGGGGGCGGCGATCGTCTCCTCGGTGTTCTTCATGTGCCTGGCCGACAAGGTGCTGGTGTACGGCGACTGCGCGGTCAACCCGGACCCGGACGCCCGGCAGCTGGCCGACATCGCGGTCCAGTCGGCGGAGACCGCGGCCCAGTTCGGGGTGGAGCCGCGGGTGGCGATGCTGTCGTACTCGACCGGCGCCTCGGGCTCGGGCGCGGACGTGGACAAGGTCCGCAAGGCCACCGAGCTGGTCCGCGAGCTGCGCCCGGACCTGCTGGTGGAGGGGCCGATCCAGTACGACGCGGCGGTGGACGCGCGCGTCGCGGCGACCAAGCTGCCGGGCTCGGCGGTGGCCGGCCGGGCCACCGTGCTGATCTTCCCGGACCTGAACACCGGCAACAACACCTACAAGGCGGTGCAGCGCTCGGCCGGGGCGATCGCGGTCGGCCCGGTGCTGCAGGGCCTGAACAAGCCGGTGAACGACCTGTCCCGGGGCGCCCTGGTGGAGGACATCGTCTCCACCGTGGCGATCACCGCGATCCAGTCCCAGCCCGCCGCCGAGACCCCCGCCGCAGGAGGCGCCCAGTGA
- a CDS encoding DUF6114 domain-containing protein, producing the protein MSSATVEAWPEGQVGFASRVRRGFRNWRRTRPFWGGLIAMIAGVPILYFPYAHLSLGGLTVAMATTAGAGSMIIGLLMISLGLTAWFQPMVRIFCGVATTILALISIPVSNLGGFGMGLVTGLVAGGLLVSWAPLPPKPAAEGADPGTAESVVAPDGAPTAQLPAQAAAEPPLEHGTAPHTPAEEEQR; encoded by the coding sequence ATGTCCAGCGCAACCGTCGAGGCCTGGCCCGAGGGCCAGGTCGGCTTCGCCAGCCGAGTCCGGCGGGGGTTCCGCAACTGGCGGCGCACCCGGCCGTTCTGGGGTGGGCTGATTGCGATGATCGCGGGCGTCCCGATCCTGTACTTCCCCTACGCGCACCTCAGCCTGGGCGGCCTGACGGTGGCGATGGCCACCACCGCCGGCGCCGGCTCGATGATCATCGGCCTGCTGATGATCTCGCTCGGGCTGACCGCCTGGTTCCAGCCGATGGTGCGGATCTTCTGCGGCGTGGCGACCACCATCCTGGCGCTGATCTCCATCCCGGTCTCCAACCTCGGCGGGTTCGGCATGGGCCTGGTGACCGGCCTGGTCGCCGGCGGCCTGCTGGTCTCCTGGGCCCCGCTGCCGCCGAAGCCGGCCGCCGAGGGCGCCGACCCGGGCACCGCCGAGTCCGTCGTCGCACCGGACGGCGCGCCCACCGCGCAGCTGCCCGCCCAGGCCGCGGCCGAGCCGCCGCTGGAGCACGGCACCGCCCCGCACACACCCGCCGAGGAGGAGCAGCGGTGA
- the glgB gene encoding 1,4-alpha-glucan branching protein GlgB: protein MTPLGPLDPSADRQPAVPATFRSGPRSKATAGRPAAKSAAKAPAKAPAKAPAKSAAAKQPAARAGAAGAAPAAARPAGAGGALRLPEAPLPPAEVERLVSGAHHDPHALLGAHELPTGTAIRVLRPFAERVVVETELGPAELTHQQGGLFTGLLTGQSFPRYTLRVTYPGGEPLVQEDGYRLAPTLGELDLHLIREGRHEQLWTVLGSHLRTVDGVAGTAFAVWAPNAVGVRVIGSFNHWDGTAHPMRSLGSSGVWEVFLPDVGEGDRYKYQILTRHGHRLEKADPLARATQCPPDTASVVTTSRYEWQDAEWMERRARTVHHRAPMSVYELHLASWRPELTSYREIAEVLPGYLAELGFTHVEFMPVMEHPFGGSWGYQVSGFYAPTARLGTPDDFRFLVDALHRHGIGVLVDWVPAHFPKDDFALARFDGEPLYEPADPLRAEHPDWGTLEFDYGRTEVRNFLVANAVYWCEEFHVDGLRVDAVASMLYLDYSREGGAWTPNQYGGRENLDAASFLQEMNATVYRRCPGVLTVAEESTAWDGVTRPTDSGGLGFGLKWNMGWMHDSLVYIAKEPVHRKYHHNEMTFSMVYAYSENYILPISHDEVVHGKQALVSKMPGDWWQQRANHRAYLGFMWAHPGKQLLFMGQEFAQGAEWDHEHGPQWWVLDEGWPAHGDHRGVQRLVGALNRVYRDTPALWEQDTVPDGFRWLDGGAAEDNVLSFVRFAADGGPLVAVSNFSPVVRHGFRVGLPRLEGAEQVWEEVLNTDAEEYGGSGVGNPGPVKSEAEPWDAQPRSVELVLPPLATLWLRPAR from the coding sequence GTGACCCCGCTCGGTCCGCTCGACCCGTCCGCCGACCGCCAACCGGCCGTCCCGGCCACGTTCCGGAGCGGTCCGCGCAGCAAGGCCACCGCCGGGCGGCCCGCTGCGAAGTCCGCCGCGAAGGCCCCGGCCAAGGCGCCCGCGAAGGCGCCCGCGAAGTCCGCCGCGGCGAAGCAGCCGGCCGCCCGGGCGGGTGCGGCGGGTGCCGCCCCGGCCGCGGCGCGGCCGGCGGGCGCCGGGGGCGCGCTGCGGCTGCCGGAGGCCCCGCTGCCGCCGGCCGAGGTGGAGCGGCTGGTGTCCGGCGCGCACCACGATCCGCACGCCCTGCTGGGCGCGCACGAGCTGCCGACGGGCACCGCGATCCGGGTGCTGCGGCCGTTCGCGGAGCGGGTGGTGGTGGAGACCGAACTGGGCCCGGCGGAGCTGACGCACCAGCAGGGCGGCCTGTTCACCGGCCTGCTGACCGGTCAGAGCTTCCCGCGCTACACCCTGCGGGTGACGTACCCGGGCGGTGAGCCGCTGGTGCAGGAGGACGGCTACCGGTTGGCCCCGACGCTGGGCGAGCTGGACCTGCACCTGATCCGCGAGGGCCGCCACGAGCAGCTGTGGACGGTACTGGGCTCGCACCTGCGCACCGTGGACGGCGTGGCCGGCACCGCGTTCGCGGTGTGGGCGCCGAACGCGGTCGGGGTGCGGGTGATCGGCTCGTTCAACCACTGGGACGGCACCGCGCACCCGATGCGCTCGCTGGGCTCCTCGGGCGTGTGGGAGGTGTTCCTGCCCGACGTCGGCGAGGGCGACCGCTACAAGTACCAGATCCTCACCCGGCACGGGCACCGCCTGGAGAAGGCCGACCCGCTGGCCCGCGCCACCCAGTGCCCCCCCGACACCGCCTCCGTCGTCACCACCTCCCGCTACGAGTGGCAGGACGCCGAGTGGATGGAGCGGCGCGCCCGCACCGTGCACCACCGCGCCCCGATGTCGGTCTACGAGCTGCACCTCGCGTCCTGGCGGCCGGAGCTGACGTCCTACCGGGAGATCGCCGAGGTGCTGCCCGGCTACTTGGCCGAACTAGGCTTCACCCACGTCGAGTTCATGCCGGTGATGGAGCACCCGTTCGGCGGCTCCTGGGGCTACCAGGTCTCCGGCTTCTACGCCCCCACGGCCCGTCTCGGCACCCCCGACGACTTCCGCTTCCTGGTCGACGCCCTGCACCGGCACGGCATCGGCGTGCTGGTCGACTGGGTGCCCGCGCACTTCCCGAAGGACGACTTCGCCCTGGCCCGCTTCGACGGCGAGCCGCTGTACGAGCCGGCCGACCCGCTGCGCGCCGAGCACCCGGACTGGGGGACGCTGGAGTTCGACTACGGCCGCACCGAGGTCCGCAACTTCCTGGTCGCCAACGCGGTGTACTGGTGCGAGGAGTTCCACGTCGACGGCCTGCGCGTCGACGCCGTCGCCTCCATGCTCTACCTCGACTACTCGCGCGAGGGCGGCGCCTGGACGCCCAACCAGTACGGCGGCCGGGAGAACCTGGACGCGGCCTCCTTCCTGCAGGAGATGAACGCCACCGTCTACCGGCGCTGCCCGGGCGTGCTGACGGTGGCCGAGGAGTCCACCGCCTGGGACGGGGTCACCCGCCCCACCGACAGCGGCGGCCTGGGCTTCGGCCTGAAGTGGAACATGGGCTGGATGCACGACTCGCTGGTGTACATCGCCAAGGAGCCGGTGCACCGCAAGTACCACCACAACGAGATGACCTTCTCGATGGTGTACGCCTACTCGGAGAACTACATCCTGCCGATCTCGCACGACGAGGTGGTGCACGGCAAGCAGGCGCTGGTCTCCAAGATGCCCGGCGACTGGTGGCAGCAGCGCGCCAACCACCGCGCCTACCTGGGCTTCATGTGGGCCCACCCCGGCAAGCAACTCCTGTTCATGGGGCAGGAGTTCGCCCAGGGCGCGGAGTGGGACCACGAGCACGGCCCGCAGTGGTGGGTGCTGGACGAGGGCTGGCCGGCGCACGGCGACCACCGCGGCGTGCAGCGGCTGGTCGGCGCGCTCAACCGGGTCTACCGGGACACCCCGGCGCTGTGGGAGCAGGACACCGTCCCCGACGGCTTCCGCTGGCTGGACGGCGGGGCGGCCGAGGACAACGTGCTGTCCTTCGTCCGGTTCGCCGCCGACGGCGGCCCGCTGGTCGCGGTCTCCAACTTCTCCCCGGTGGTGCGGCACGGCTTCCGGGTCGGCCTGCCCCGGCTGGAGGGCGCGGAGCAGGTCTGGGAGGAGGTGCTGAACACCGATGCCGAGGAGTACGGCGGCAGCGGGGTCGGCAACCCGGGCCCGGTGAAGTCGGAGGCCGAGCCGTGGGACGCCCAGCCGCGCTCGGTCGAGCTGGTGCTGCCGCCGCTGGCCACGCTCTGGCTGCGGCCGGCCCGCTGA